From one Mytilus edulis chromosome 1, xbMytEdul2.2, whole genome shotgun sequence genomic stretch:
- the LOC139489882 gene encoding PI-PLC X domain-containing protein 3-like isoform X2, with product MRHFAKLKGRKTIVKEGSHNSFSYELDTTSEIGPDKADIRPFISMFGDMGKSVMKEWSVTQYLTFRQQLEHGVRYFDLRVASRKDKEGIFFLHSLYGMPVASGLDEIKSFLDEHPKEIVLLDFNHLYDMTSNHHEKLLDLIFKTFESKMCPHLDMDSVNLSTMWEQGLQVIVFYHNEVIKGNMMFWPNTTIKAPWANTTNVQDLITFLESNYKSSKTTDMFIVTQGVLTPGAGTIMAHLNSSLHNVLAEKVAPRVVMWLKEKQTGVHGINICMIDFVEKANFIPNVLKLNK from the exons atgagacactttgcaaagtTAAAAGGAAGGAAGACAATTGTAAAAGAAG GCAGCCATAATTCCTTTTCATATGAGTTGGACACCACATCAGAGATAGGACCAGACAAGGCTGATATTAGACCATTCATTTCTATGTTTGGAGATATGGGAAAATCTGTGATGAAAGAATGGTCGGTCACCCAGTACTTGACATTCCGACAACAATTAGAACATGGGGTCAGATACTTTGATTTAAGAGTAGCATCGAGAAAGGACAAAGAAGGCATATTCTTTTTGCATTCCTTATATGGCATGCCAGTAGCATCAGGGTTAGATGAAATAAAATCTTTTTTGGATGAACATCCGAAAGAAATTGTATTATTGGATTTTAATCACCTCTATGATATGACTTCAAATCACCATGAAAAActattagatttgatttttaaaacatTCGAAAGTAAAATGTGTCCACATTTAGACATGGATAGTGTTAATTTATCTACGATGTGGGAACAGGGTTTGCAAGTGATTGTGTTCTATCACAATGAGGTTATCAAAGGCAATATGATGTTTTGGCCAAACACTACGATAAAAGCTCCATGGGCCAATACTACAAATGTGCAAGATCTTATTACTTTCCTCGAGTCCAATTATAAGTCGAGTAAAACGACAGACATGTTTATCGTTACACAAGGAGTTCTCACGCCAGGGGCTGGTACTATCATGGCACATCTAAACAGCAGTTTACACAATGTTCTTGCTGAGAAAGTAGCTCCTAGAGTTGTTATGTggttaaaagaaaaacagactGGAGTTCATGGAATCAATATTTGTATGATTGATTTTGTAGAAAAAGCAAACTTCATTCCAAATgtattaaaactaaataaataa
- the LOC139489882 gene encoding PI-PLC X domain-containing protein 3-like isoform X1, with amino-acid sequence MAESKDFINWMSKLPEHLHTVPLNQLAIPGSHNSFSYELDTTSEIGPDKADIRPFISMFGDMGKSVMKEWSVTQYLTFRQQLEHGVRYFDLRVASRKDKEGIFFLHSLYGMPVASGLDEIKSFLDEHPKEIVLLDFNHLYDMTSNHHEKLLDLIFKTFESKMCPHLDMDSVNLSTMWEQGLQVIVFYHNEVIKGNMMFWPNTTIKAPWANTTNVQDLITFLESNYKSSKTTDMFIVTQGVLTPGAGTIMAHLNSSLHNVLAEKVAPRVVMWLKEKQTGVHGINICMIDFVEKANFIPNVLKLNK; translated from the coding sequence GCAGCCATAATTCCTTTTCATATGAGTTGGACACCACATCAGAGATAGGACCAGACAAGGCTGATATTAGACCATTCATTTCTATGTTTGGAGATATGGGAAAATCTGTGATGAAAGAATGGTCGGTCACCCAGTACTTGACATTCCGACAACAATTAGAACATGGGGTCAGATACTTTGATTTAAGAGTAGCATCGAGAAAGGACAAAGAAGGCATATTCTTTTTGCATTCCTTATATGGCATGCCAGTAGCATCAGGGTTAGATGAAATAAAATCTTTTTTGGATGAACATCCGAAAGAAATTGTATTATTGGATTTTAATCACCTCTATGATATGACTTCAAATCACCATGAAAAActattagatttgatttttaaaacatTCGAAAGTAAAATGTGTCCACATTTAGACATGGATAGTGTTAATTTATCTACGATGTGGGAACAGGGTTTGCAAGTGATTGTGTTCTATCACAATGAGGTTATCAAAGGCAATATGATGTTTTGGCCAAACACTACGATAAAAGCTCCATGGGCCAATACTACAAATGTGCAAGATCTTATTACTTTCCTCGAGTCCAATTATAAGTCGAGTAAAACGACAGACATGTTTATCGTTACACAAGGAGTTCTCACGCCAGGGGCTGGTACTATCATGGCACATCTAAACAGCAGTTTACACAATGTTCTTGCTGAGAAAGTAGCTCCTAGAGTTGTTATGTggttaaaagaaaaacagactGGAGTTCATGGAATCAATATTTGTATGATTGATTTTGTAGAAAAAGCAAACTTCATTCCAAATgtattaaaactaaataaataa